In the genome of Neofelis nebulosa isolate mNeoNeb1 chromosome 6, mNeoNeb1.pri, whole genome shotgun sequence, one region contains:
- the TMEM14C gene encoding transmembrane protein 14C gives MQKDSGPLVPLHWIGFGYAALVASGGIIGYAKAGSVPSLAAGLLFGSLAGLGAYQLSQDPRNIWVFLATSGTLAGIMGMRFYHSGKFLPAGLIAGASLLMVAKLGISVLNRPHQ, from the exons ATGCAGAAGGACTCTGGCCCGCT AGTGCCTTTACACTGGATTGGCTTTGGCTATGCAGCACTGGTCGCTTCTGGTGGGATCATTGGCTATGCAAAAGCAG GTAGCGTCCCGTCACTGGCTGCTGGCCTTCTTTTCGGAAGTTTAGCAGGCCTGGGTGCCTATCAGCTGTCTCAGGATCCGAGGAACATTTGGGTTTTCCTAG CTACATCTGGAACCTTAGCTGGCATTATGGGGATGAGATTCTACCACTCTGGGAAATTTCTGCCTGCGGGCTTAATCGCGGGTGCCAG TTTGCTGATGGTCGCCAAACTTGGAATTAGCGTGTTGAATAGACCCCATCAGTAG